In Haliscomenobacter hydrossis DSM 1100, the DNA window CATTCATGATTGCGGACTGGCCATGGAAGCTTGAGCAACGCCACCACTTCGCCGCGGCTCTGGCTGGTTCAAAAACTCTAAAAATTCCAAGGTGTGGTCTAAACTGCGCAGTACCCGTACATTGTGTGAGGCCGATACTTTTTGTGCTACCACCTGATAACCCGATAACAAGATCTGAACATCGGGGAAGGTTTCGGACAGTTTGTCAACGTAGCGTTGCACTGGTTCTTTGGAGAAAGTTTCGCTGATCATGGTAAAAATGAAATCAGGCTTGTGCACTTTGCAGGCATCGCGCAGATCGGACAATGAAATGTCCTGTCCCAGATAAAGCACCTGGTTGCGGCGTGACTTGAGGATGTAGTGCATGAAAAGTAAGCTCAATTCCTGTTTCTCCCCCTCAGGCAAATAAATGATGAATTTTTTGACGTGGTTTCCTTGAGGAATGGGTTCATTGTTGATGGCAACAATGATTTTTTGGCGGATGAGGTAACTGATGAAGTTTTCCTGAACCGGATTGATCGACCCTGTCAGCCAAAGTACCCCCAATTTATCGAGGAAAGGGTAAATGACTTCGAGCATGGTGCGCTCAAAGCCCAATTGATGGATATTGGTAGAAATGATGCGGTCAAACTTTTGCTCATCCATTTCAATCATCGAAATGGTCAGGGCATCCAGTTGGGTGCTGTATTCAAAATTGATTTCGGAAATGGCCGCCACCTTTTCGGCCACAGCCTGCCGGGTCATGAGGGCAATTTTGGAAATTTTGATGCCATTCTTATTGAGCAAGGCCACATTGAGCAGGAACTTGAGGTCGTCGTCCTGATAGTAACGAATATTGGTCTTGGTACGCTTAGGAGCAATGACTCCATAACGTTGCTCCCAGATGCGGATCGTGTGTGCTTTGATCCCTGAAAGTTTTTCCAAGTCCCGAATAGAGTATACTGCCACTTGCTAAGGCGTTTTTTTTCAGTGATTTAGAATCTTGACTTTAACGTGAGTTGCTCTTTTAAATTCACCAATAGCTAACATCAGACCCGTCAAAAGGTTTATTTTTACGGAAAAATAGTGTCGTCTGTTTTCACTCCCGACGTTAAAGAAAGTGCAATATGGATTAAATTACTAACTTTAGCAGGTCGCTAGAGCTTGTCCAAATTTAGCCATATCGCGCTCAAAGATAAAATTGGAACAGCCTCGAAGATACGCTCAATGCTTAAATTTCTACAAAACAATTACTATGAAGTGGATTAAGGCTCTACTTTTTCTCTTTTCCCTTACTTGCCTTGCCCAGCAGGTTTACGCCCAAGCTAACCCCTGTGTCTACACGCTAGATTTGAATGATCAACTTGGCGATGGTTGGAATGGTGCCCAATTGGAAGTACGCATCAATACTACGGCCACGGTGTA includes these proteins:
- a CDS encoding MerR family transcriptional regulator, producing MAVYSIRDLEKLSGIKAHTIRIWEQRYGVIAPKRTKTNIRYYQDDDLKFLLNVALLNKNGIKISKIALMTRQAVAEKVAAISEINFEYSTQLDALTISMIEMDEQKFDRIISTNIHQLGFERTMLEVIYPFLDKLGVLWLTGSINPVQENFISYLIRQKIIVAINNEPIPQGNHVKKFIIYLPEGEKQELSLLFMHYILKSRRNQVLYLGQDISLSDLRDACKVHKPDFIFTMISETFSKEPVQRYVDKLSETFPDVQILLSGYQVVAQKVSASHNVRVLRSLDHTLEFLEFLNQPEPRRSGGVAQASMASPQS